A window of Otariodibacter oris genomic DNA:
TTCACCTGTTTGAGTGGTTGATTCAAATGGAGGATAGCTTGGTTCCATTGCAAAAGTAATATCTTGAGCGTTCGCAAACGCAGCCGTAGTTAAAATAGTTGCTAGTAGTAATTTTTTCATTGTGTTTACCTCGTTAGTCTTATTAAAATTATTCAGAATGTGAAAGATAATTCGCAAAGTGTGTTGTCTTTGGTTGCTCAAAACAACTTGCATCACCTTGTTCTACAATATGTCCTTTTTCCATATAGACGACTTTAGTCGCCACTTTACGTGCTACAGAAACCTCATGGGTAACAATGACTTGAGTAATTCCTGTTTCTTGTAATTCCTTGATAATATCGACAACCTGTGCCGTAATTTCAGGATCAAGAGCGGCTGTTGGTTCATCAAATAGCAATACCTGTGGTTGCATCATCAAGGCTCTTGCAATCGCCACACGTTGCTGTTGTCCACCAGAAAGATGAAGTGGAAAACGCTCTGATAACTCAGAAAGTTGCAATCTTTCTAACAACCCTTTTGCTCTTTCGATCGCTTGTTCTTTTGTTAAGCCCAATACTTTCATCGGTGCTTCGATTAAATTCTGCATCACACTTAAATGTGGCCATAAATGGTATTGCTGAAATACCATTCCGACTTCTTTACGCAATATCCCAACTTGTTTTGAATCGGTTTTAGCGGTGAGATCAAACTTATGATTTGCAATTTCTAATATGCCTGATTGTGGTACTTCCATTAAATTGAGCGTACGAATCAATGTACTCTTACCCGCACCACTTGGTCCAAGAAGAACAACCGTATCACCTGTATCAATGGTTAAATTGATATCAAATAATGCTTGATTTGAACCATAGTAAAAATTGACATTGCTAATGTGAATAGCCATTTTTATGAGATCCTATTTACCTTTAAAATTAAACTGAATAGATATTATGATTTAATGCATAATTATGCAAGTTATTTTTTGAAAAATTTTCGCCTTTTTTATTATTGATTGAATTTATATCTGCTATAACCCCAAACAATAACCAATTAAAGCTTTAACAAATGCAGTTTGCATATTAAAATGCATAAACTATGACTAAAAATACATTTTCTATGATATTTGCTCGATTTTTCACTTTATTGATTTCATTGTTGGTAGCATTACCTGCAATGGCTGGGCTATTTGATAAAAAGCCTGAATTTTTAAGAAGTGAAGATGCTTTTCGATTTTCCTATGAGCAAATGTCGGACAAAGTTGATCTCAATTGGCAAATCGCTGATGGCTATTATCTCTACAAAAAAGAAATTCAAATTAAAAGTGAAAATAACACGTTAGGTAAGCCTGTTTTCCCACCAAGTGAATCTCACGAAGATGAATTTTTTGGGATAACGGAAATCTTCCGCAATCAATTAAAAGTTGAAGTCCCTGTCCAAAATCAATCATCAAACTCAACTATTGAAGTACGTTATCAAGGTTGTACAACTGGATTCTGCTATCCACCACAAACGGTGAATGTCAAATTATCACCACAAGCGGTCAGTTTCTTGCCAGATTCTGCAACATTACAAGCAGAACAAAATGTCTTAGCCAATAATTTAGCAACAAGCCAACTCTCTATTTTCTGGTTTTTCATATTGGGCATTGGTTTAGCCTTTACCCCTTGCGTATTACCAATGCTCCCATTGTTATCCGCCATTGTGATTGGTAATAAAAATAGACCGAATATGGTCAGAGCATTTTTGCTTAGTTTAACCTATGTGCAAGGTATGGCATTAACTTACACATTACTAGGTTTGATCGTCGCGGCAATTGGCTTA
This region includes:
- the artP gene encoding arginine ABC transporter ATP-binding protein ArtP, with translation MAIHISNVNFYYGSNQALFDINLTIDTGDTVVLLGPSGAGKSTLIRTLNLMEVPQSGILEIANHKFDLTAKTDSKQVGILRKEVGMVFQQYHLWPHLSVMQNLIEAPMKVLGLTKEQAIERAKGLLERLQLSELSERFPLHLSGGQQQRVAIARALMMQPQVLLFDEPTAALDPEITAQVVDIIKELQETGITQVIVTHEVSVARKVATKVVYMEKGHIVEQGDASCFEQPKTTHFANYLSHSE